One window of Nocardioides dongkuii genomic DNA carries:
- a CDS encoding DUF1116 domain-containing protein — protein sequence MRVVTAGADLLADAVAAQAVDVDRVDWRPPMPGTEDDLATVAADPARPAANERALAAVLGVTARLVDVAPAAEVLGLGRGEFLHAGPPITWDRASGPLRGGLMAGAALEGLVEDPEDAVALFESGDASLEPCHHRGTVGPMAGVVTPSMWMFVLEDPATGRRTHCSLNEGLGKVLRYGAYSPDVLTRLRWMGDVLGPLLRAAVRAAEPVDVTGILTQMLQMGDEAHNRNRAGTLMLLRDLAPAMIASGHDPADVAEAVRFVGANDHFFLNLAMPACKLALDAARGIEGSTMVVAMARNGTDFGIQVAGTGEEWFTGPAQLADGLFLGDYGPDDANPDIGDSAITETAGIGGFAMATAPAIVRLVGGTVPDALATTRRMHEITLGENPRWTVPVLDFQGTPTGIDVTRVCRTGILPQINTGMAGRVAGVGQVGAGLVTPPAEVFPAALARLAELARGRAAGRPPERR from the coding sequence ATGAGGGTCGTGACCGCCGGGGCGGACCTGCTCGCCGACGCCGTCGCCGCGCAGGCGGTCGACGTCGACCGCGTCGACTGGCGCCCCCCGATGCCCGGCACCGAGGACGACCTGGCCACCGTCGCCGCCGACCCCGCGCGCCCGGCCGCCAACGAGCGCGCGCTCGCGGCGGTGCTGGGCGTGACCGCCCGGCTCGTCGACGTCGCCCCGGCAGCCGAGGTGCTCGGCCTGGGCCGCGGCGAGTTCCTGCACGCGGGACCACCGATCACCTGGGACCGCGCCTCGGGGCCGCTGCGGGGCGGGCTGATGGCCGGCGCCGCGCTCGAGGGCCTGGTCGAGGACCCCGAGGACGCGGTCGCGCTCTTCGAGTCCGGGGACGCCTCGCTCGAGCCGTGCCACCACCGCGGCACGGTCGGGCCGATGGCGGGCGTGGTCACCCCGAGCATGTGGATGTTCGTGCTCGAGGACCCCGCGACCGGCCGGCGTACCCACTGCTCGCTCAACGAGGGGCTCGGCAAGGTGCTGCGCTACGGCGCCTACTCCCCCGACGTCCTCACCCGCCTGCGCTGGATGGGCGACGTGCTCGGTCCGCTGCTGCGCGCCGCGGTGCGCGCCGCCGAGCCCGTCGACGTCACCGGGATCCTCACCCAGATGCTGCAGATGGGCGACGAGGCCCACAACCGCAACCGGGCCGGCACCCTGATGCTGCTGCGCGACCTGGCGCCCGCGATGATCGCCAGCGGGCACGACCCGGCCGACGTCGCCGAGGCGGTCCGGTTCGTCGGCGCCAACGACCACTTCTTCCTCAACCTCGCCATGCCCGCGTGCAAGCTCGCGCTGGACGCCGCCCGCGGCATCGAGGGGTCCACGATGGTGGTGGCGATGGCGCGCAACGGCACCGACTTCGGCATCCAGGTCGCCGGCACCGGCGAGGAGTGGTTCACCGGCCCGGCCCAGCTGGCCGACGGGCTGTTCCTCGGCGACTACGGCCCCGACGACGCCAACCCCGACATCGGCGACTCCGCGATCACCGAGACCGCCGGCATCGGCGGCTTCGCGATGGCGACCGCCCCGGCCATCGTCCGCCTCGTCGGCGGCACCGTCCCCGACGCGCTGGCCACGACCCGGCGGATGCACGAGATCACCCTCGGCGAGAACCCCCGCTGGACGGTGCCGGTGCTCGACTTCCAGGGCACCCCGACCGGCATCGACGTCACCCGGGTCTGCCGGACCGGCATCCTGCCGCAGATCAACACCGGCATGGCCGGCCGGGTCGCCGGTGTCGGCCAGGTCGGCGCCGGCCTGGTCACCCCGCCCGCGGAGGTGTTCCCGGCCGCGCTGGCTCGGCTCGCCGAGCTGGCGCGGGGCCGGGCCGCGGGTCGCCCGCCGGAGCGCCGGTGA
- a CDS encoding MGMT family protein: MRHPEEYVEAVLAVVEQVPRGRVTTYGAIADAVGRYGPRRVGNVMATHGGGVPWWRVVRADGSLPPSHQDEARQTYLEEGTPLRSSGNVDIVAAFWQPPVTGAPAGDPRPGPAPARRAEPARPGTPPRAG; encoded by the coding sequence GTGCGCCACCCCGAGGAGTACGTCGAGGCCGTGCTGGCCGTCGTCGAGCAGGTCCCGCGCGGCCGGGTGACGACGTACGGCGCGATCGCGGACGCGGTCGGCCGCTACGGCCCGCGCCGGGTCGGCAACGTGATGGCCACGCACGGCGGCGGCGTGCCGTGGTGGCGGGTGGTCCGCGCCGACGGGTCGCTGCCGCCGAGCCACCAGGACGAGGCCCGGCAGACCTACCTCGAGGAGGGCACGCCGCTGAGGTCCTCGGGCAACGTCGACATCGTCGCGGCGTTCTGGCAGCCGCCGGTCACCGGCGCTCCGGCGGGCGACCCGCGGCCCGGCCCCGCGCCAGCTCGGCGAGCCGAGCCAGCGCGGCCGGGAACACCTCCGCGGGCGGGGTGA